The proteins below are encoded in one region of Sporichthyaceae bacterium:
- the miaA gene encoding tRNA (adenosine(37)-N6)-dimethylallyltransferase MiaA: protein MTRSLLAVVGPTASGKSALGVALARELGAEVINADSMQLYRGMDIGTAKLTQAERGGVPHHLLDIWDVREPAAVAEYQRLARDRIAVLQAADRAAVLVGGSGLYVRAVLDDLAFPGTDPAVRGRLESEAADAEPGALHARLAALDPQAAARILPGNTRRIVRALEVIELTGAAFTASLPAPVYRQPALQIGLRVDRDELDRRITERVAAMWEAGFVAEVAGLAVDGLREGRTASRALGYAQVLDQLDGRCSAEEARQATVAATRKFARRQERWFARDPRVAWLDGLRPDLVAAALRLVAEQPES, encoded by the coding sequence ATGACGCGGTCGCTGCTGGCGGTGGTCGGCCCTACCGCCTCCGGCAAGTCGGCTCTCGGCGTGGCACTGGCGCGGGAGTTGGGTGCCGAGGTGATCAACGCCGACTCGATGCAGCTCTACCGCGGCATGGACATCGGCACCGCCAAGCTGACGCAGGCCGAGCGCGGTGGCGTCCCGCATCACCTGCTCGACATCTGGGACGTCCGGGAGCCGGCCGCGGTGGCCGAGTACCAGCGGTTGGCCCGCGACCGCATCGCCGTCCTGCAGGCGGCCGACCGGGCCGCCGTGCTCGTCGGCGGCTCCGGGCTCTACGTCCGCGCGGTGCTCGACGACCTGGCGTTCCCCGGCACCGATCCGGCGGTACGCGGCCGGCTGGAGTCCGAGGCAGCCGATGCCGAACCGGGCGCGCTGCACGCCCGGCTGGCTGCCCTGGACCCACAGGCCGCGGCCCGGATCCTGCCCGGCAACACCCGACGGATCGTCCGCGCCCTGGAGGTCATCGAGCTGACCGGGGCGGCGTTCACCGCTTCGCTGCCCGCGCCGGTCTACCGGCAGCCGGCACTGCAGATCGGGTTGCGCGTCGACCGTGACGAGCTCGACCGGCGGATCACCGAGCGGGTCGCGGCGATGTGGGAAGCCGGGTTCGTGGCGGAGGTCGCCGGGTTGGCGGTCGACGGCCTGCGGGAGGGCCGCACGGCCTCGCGGGCGCTGGGCTACGCGCAGGTGCTCGACCAACTCGACGGCCGCTGCTCGGCCGAGGAAGCCCGCCAGGCGACAGTCGCGGCGACCCGGAAGTTCGCCCGGCGGCAGGAGCGGTGGTTCGCCCGCGACCCGCGCGTGGCGTGGCTGGACGGCCTGCGGCCGGACCTGGTCGCCGCGGCGTTGCGCCTCGTTGCCGAGCAACCGGAGTCGTAA
- a CDS encoding deoxyguanosinetriphosphate triphosphohydrolase, translating into MEDQELPAGYEPADIERWVLEPPKRAGRNAFQRDRARVLHAAAFRRLAAKTQVVAPDSDDFARNRLTHSLEVGQIGRELGRRLGADPELVETACLAHDLGHPPFGHNGEDALDLAAAGCGGFEGNAQTLRVLTRLEGKTIRADGSSAGLNLTRAALDATVKYPWSRQSQLRKFGCYADDVAVYRWLRAGRPDGVRCLEAQIMDFADDVAYSVHDVEDGIYAGTIDLRSLRADDERADLAQVVKEAYLMDVGGAELTDAIDTLLAQPFWPATPDRTRRGLAALKNLTSQLIGRFCHAAEAATRGHHDGAQLTRYAADLVVPRATLVEVALLKAVAARYVMRTPFRVGVQAQERVLIAELVDALDAGAPEVLEPAFQFDWAAAADDVARRRVVLDQVASLSDAGAATWHTRLCRGGS; encoded by the coding sequence ATGGAGGACCAGGAACTCCCGGCCGGGTACGAGCCCGCGGACATCGAACGCTGGGTGCTCGAGCCGCCGAAGCGGGCCGGCCGGAACGCGTTCCAGCGCGACCGCGCGCGGGTCCTGCACGCCGCGGCGTTCCGGCGCCTGGCCGCCAAGACCCAGGTCGTCGCCCCGGACAGCGACGACTTCGCCCGCAATCGCCTGACCCACTCCCTCGAGGTCGGCCAGATCGGCCGCGAACTCGGCCGTCGACTCGGGGCCGACCCGGAGCTCGTCGAGACCGCGTGCCTGGCGCACGACCTGGGACACCCGCCGTTCGGTCACAACGGCGAGGACGCCCTGGACCTGGCGGCGGCCGGGTGCGGCGGCTTCGAGGGCAATGCCCAGACGCTGCGAGTGCTGACCCGGCTGGAGGGCAAGACGATCCGGGCCGACGGCAGCAGTGCCGGGCTCAACCTGACCCGGGCGGCCCTGGACGCCACCGTGAAGTACCCGTGGTCGCGGCAGAGTCAGCTGCGCAAGTTCGGCTGCTACGCCGACGACGTCGCCGTGTACCGGTGGCTGCGGGCCGGGCGCCCCGACGGCGTGCGCTGCCTCGAGGCGCAGATCATGGATTTCGCCGACGACGTCGCCTACTCGGTGCACGACGTGGAGGACGGGATCTACGCAGGCACGATCGACCTGCGCTCGTTACGGGCCGACGACGAGCGGGCCGACCTGGCGCAGGTCGTCAAGGAGGCTTACCTGATGGATGTCGGCGGCGCCGAACTCACCGACGCCATCGACACGCTGCTGGCCCAGCCGTTCTGGCCGGCGACCCCGGACCGCACCCGGCGCGGGCTGGCGGCGCTGAAGAACCTGACCAGCCAACTGATCGGCCGGTTCTGCCACGCGGCGGAAGCCGCCACCCGGGGGCACCACGACGGCGCGCAACTGACCCGGTACGCGGCCGATCTGGTCGTGCCTCGCGCCACGCTGGTGGAAGTGGCGCTGCTCAAGGCGGTCGCGGCTCGGTATGTCATGCGGACCCCGTTCCGGGTCGGGGTGCAGGCCCAGGAACGGGTGCTGATCGCCGAACTGGTCGACGCCCTCGACGCCGGTGCCCCGGAGGTCCTCGAGCCGGCGTTCCAGTTCGACTGGGCGGCCGCCGCCGACGACGTGGCGCGGCGCCGAGTGGTGCTGGACCAGGTCGCCTCGCTGTCGGATGCGGGCGCAGCCACCTGGCACACCCGGCTGTGTCGGGGCGGGTCGTGA
- the hflX gene encoding GTPase HflX — MTSTNAWEFDEFDESESLDPDGDQLDLAERHALRRVPGLSTELVDVTEVEYRQLRLERVVLIGVWTSGTGAEAENSLHELRRLAETAGAVVLDGFVQRRVRPDPATYVGSGKAKSLAEVIVATGADTLICDGELTPGQLVQLENVVKVKVIDRTALILDIFAQHAKSREGKAQVELAQLQYMLPRLRGWGQSMSRQGGGRVAGGAGIGGRGPGETKIETDRRRIRTRTAKLRREITEMSTARETQRTERRRHGVASVAIVGYTNAGKSSLLNRLTGAGVLVENALFATLDPTVRRATTPDGREFTITDTVGFVRHLPHQLVEAFRSTLEEIGQADLILHVVDGSDAEPEAQLSAVRAVLAEIDARDVPELVVVNKSDAADPYVLERLVRRESSAVVVSARSGAGLDGLIAAIAAAIPRPEIEVDVLVPYEFGALVARVHEQGDVLELEHTGRGTRLRARVGEALAAELAPFSTANQS, encoded by the coding sequence ATGACGAGTACCAACGCGTGGGAGTTCGACGAGTTCGACGAGTCCGAGTCGCTCGACCCGGACGGCGACCAGCTCGACCTGGCCGAACGTCACGCATTGCGTCGGGTGCCGGGGCTGTCAACCGAGCTGGTCGACGTCACCGAGGTCGAGTACCGGCAGCTGCGGCTGGAGCGGGTCGTCCTGATCGGGGTCTGGACCTCCGGGACCGGCGCCGAGGCCGAGAACTCCTTGCACGAACTGCGCCGGCTGGCCGAGACGGCGGGTGCGGTGGTCCTCGACGGGTTCGTGCAGCGGCGCGTCCGGCCCGACCCGGCGACCTATGTCGGTTCCGGCAAGGCGAAGTCGCTGGCAGAGGTCATCGTCGCGACCGGCGCCGACACCCTGATCTGCGACGGTGAACTGACCCCCGGCCAGTTGGTGCAGCTGGAGAACGTGGTCAAGGTCAAGGTCATCGACCGGACCGCGCTGATCCTCGACATCTTCGCCCAGCATGCGAAGTCCCGGGAGGGCAAGGCGCAGGTCGAGCTGGCGCAGCTGCAGTACATGCTGCCGCGGCTGCGTGGTTGGGGTCAGTCGATGTCCCGGCAGGGTGGTGGCCGGGTGGCCGGCGGTGCCGGTATCGGTGGCCGCGGGCCAGGTGAGACGAAGATCGAGACGGACCGCCGGCGGATCCGGACGAGGACGGCGAAGCTGCGCCGGGAGATCACCGAGATGAGCACGGCTCGGGAGACCCAGCGCACCGAGCGGCGCCGGCACGGGGTCGCCTCGGTGGCGATCGTCGGATACACCAACGCGGGCAAGTCCTCGCTGCTGAACCGGCTCACCGGCGCCGGAGTGCTGGTCGAGAACGCGCTGTTCGCGACCCTGGATCCGACCGTCCGCCGGGCGACGACCCCGGACGGGCGCGAGTTCACGATCACCGACACGGTCGGGTTCGTCCGGCATCTGCCGCACCAGTTGGTCGAGGCGTTCCGCTCCACGCTGGAGGAGATCGGCCAGGCCGACCTGATCCTGCACGTGGTCGACGGCTCCGACGCGGAGCCCGAGGCGCAGCTGAGCGCCGTCCGTGCCGTGCTCGCCGAGATCGATGCCCGCGACGTGCCTGAGCTGGTGGTGGTGAACAAGTCGGACGCGGCCGACCCGTACGTGCTCGAGCGCCTGGTGCGCCGGGAGTCCAGCGCCGTGGTGGTGTCGGCGCGCAGCGGCGCCGGGCTGGACGGGCTGATCGCCGCGATAGCGGCCGCGATCCCGCGGCCGGAGATCGAGGTCGACGTGCTCGTGCCCTACGAGTTCGGCGCCCTGGTGGCCCGGGTACATGAGCAGGGCGACGTGCTGGAGCTGGAGCACACCGGCCGGGGGACCCGCCTGCGGGCCCGGGTCGGTGAGGCGCTGGCCGCCGAACTCGCGCCGTTCTCCACAGCGAATCAGTCCTGA
- the dapF gene encoding diaminopimelate epimerase: MTQPLPFVKGHGTENDFVLLPDPAGRLTLAAAQVAAICDRRAGIGGDGILRVVRADADPVAADQAGQAQWFMDYRNSDGSIAEMCGNGLRVFARFLVDEGLAKPGEFVVATRGGPRTVRCPESGPVTVDMGEATFPEVGEVRVTVGQRSWPATAVLMPNPHAVSFIEDLGQAGDLLHAPLVDPPGAFPDGVNVEFVVDAGPGHLALRVHERGSGETRSCGTGVCAVVAAAMRAGRVPPGRCTVDVRGGRLEIETSGYDRVLMTGPAVLVARGQWLGGNDWESGRSAWDAAMEISGLGIGSV, encoded by the coding sequence ATGACGCAGCCGCTGCCGTTCGTGAAGGGTCACGGGACCGAGAACGACTTCGTCCTCCTGCCGGACCCGGCGGGCAGGCTGACCCTCGCCGCGGCGCAGGTCGCGGCGATCTGCGACCGGCGCGCGGGCATCGGCGGCGACGGGATCCTGCGGGTGGTGCGGGCCGACGCCGACCCGGTCGCCGCGGACCAGGCCGGCCAGGCGCAGTGGTTCATGGATTACCGCAACTCCGACGGTTCGATCGCCGAGATGTGCGGGAACGGGCTACGGGTGTTCGCCCGCTTCCTGGTGGACGAGGGGTTGGCAAAGCCGGGCGAGTTCGTGGTGGCCACCCGAGGCGGCCCGCGAACGGTCCGGTGCCCGGAATCGGGTCCGGTCACCGTCGACATGGGCGAGGCGACATTTCCCGAGGTCGGCGAGGTCAGGGTCACCGTCGGACAGCGGTCGTGGCCGGCCACCGCGGTGCTCATGCCCAATCCGCACGCGGTCAGCTTCATCGAGGATCTCGGGCAGGCCGGCGACCTGCTCCACGCCCCGCTCGTCGACCCTCCCGGGGCGTTCCCCGACGGCGTCAACGTCGAGTTCGTGGTCGACGCAGGCCCGGGACACCTGGCGCTGCGGGTCCACGAGCGTGGGTCGGGGGAGACCCGCTCCTGCGGCACCGGCGTCTGTGCGGTGGTGGCCGCGGCGATGCGCGCCGGGCGGGTGCCGCCCGGGCGGTGCACTGTCGACGTCCGCGGCGGGCGGTTGGAGATCGAGACCTCCGGGTATGACCGGGTTCTGATGACCGGGCCGGCCGTGCTGGTCGCCCGGGGCCAGTGGCTGGGCGGAAACGACTGGGAATCCGGACGCTCCGCATGGGACGCTGCGATGGAGATCTCCGGCCTGGGAATCGGGAGCGTATGA